From the genome of Kitasatospora azatica KCTC 9699:
CCTTCTACCGCGCGAGAATTAACCCGCTGATCGCGTATCTGATCGCCAGCGGCGCGCCTGCGGCGGTTGCGGCAGAGACCGCTCAGGAGTGCATGATCGAGTTGTTCCGGCGCTGGGAAAGCGTCGCCCACCCCCGGGCCTATGTCTACAAAGCCGCTGGTCGGATGTGGATCCGCAAGGTTGCGCAAGTGCGGATGGAGGAACCCGTCGAGGACCTTCCGGAGCCGACGTCCCTGGTGCCGTACGTCGACGCCCTCACCGAGTTCGAGACCCGGCACGACGTGCTGAAGGTGCTGCGAGACCTTCCTCCCCGTCAACGCCAGGTCCTGGCCTTGACGCTCCAGGGCTTCACTCCAACGGAGATCGCGGAGCAACTCGAGCTGAACGCGGGAACAGTGCGGGCCCATCTGATGCGGGCTCGCCAAGCCGCCAC
Proteins encoded in this window:
- a CDS encoding RNA polymerase sigma factor, whose product is MSVHDPAEDADPLAEPAHIDHRAAEHSKTVRAFSAFYRARINPLIAYLIASGAPAAVAAETAQECMIELFRRWESVAHPRAYVYKAAGRMWIRKVAQVRMEEPVEDLPEPTSLVPYVDALTEFETRHDVLKVLRDLPPRQRQVLALTLQGFTPTEIAEQLELNAGTVRAHLMRARQAATDRLKESEDDR